A genomic region of Haliotis asinina isolate JCU_RB_2024 chromosome 1, JCU_Hal_asi_v2, whole genome shotgun sequence contains the following coding sequences:
- the LOC137284376 gene encoding D-dopachrome decarboxylase-like, translating into MPMCVLYTNLKDSDIPPQLETRLAELIAKVLDRPMEYLNVVVLPGMRQFRLHNTDPACFLQITCIDAFDKDRNPTYTPPILDFLKTNLKLQAERIVIQYLPAEPHMFGLAS; encoded by the exons ATGCCGATGTGTGTGTTGTACACCAACCTGAAGGACTCCGACATCCCCCCACAACTGGAGACCAGACTCGCAGAGCTGATTGCTAAAGTCCTGGACAGGCCCATGGAG TATCTGAACGTGGTGGTCCTGCCAGGAATGCGGCAGTTCCGTCTGCATAACACCGACCCTGCCTGCTTCCTCCAGATCACCTGCATCGACGCCTTCGACAAGGACAGGAACCCGACCTACACACCCCCAATACTGGACTTCCTGAAGACCAACCTCAAGCTTCAGGCTGAAAG aatcGTCATCCAGTACCTGCCCGCGGAACCGCATATGTTCGGCCTAGCGTCCTAG